The Candidatus Cloacimonadota bacterium genome contains the following window.
TCTCCTGATGATATTTTGTAGAAATAAATTCCTGACGCCTGGTCAGAAGCATTCCAAACATAGGAATGATTTCCCGAACTGAATTCCTGAGTATGAATCACCTGTCCTTTCAAGTTGAAGATTTCCAGTTTCGCAAACGGGGAGGTTTGCGTTACACTGAATTCAATTGTGGTTTGCGGATTGAAGGGATTGGGGTAATTCGTGATATTAAACTTTGGTGGAATTAAATTGTTGCCATTGGGTAGATTACTATTAATTTCTGCAACAAAAATATCTTCCTGGCCATTACTTGTAAGTTGTATGGAACCAAAATTTGCTGTACCGGCAAAGTTACCAGTTATGTAGCTATCGAATCCGCTGTCCAAGGCAATACCTCTACCAATGTCTTTGTCCCATTGAGCTGATCCGCCAGCAGAAACTACCCACTCCCAGTTGCCATCACTATCTACTTTTCCTACCACAATATCATGATAACCTGCACCAGTAAGTGTGTAACTACCAAAAGTAGCCGAATCTCCATAAAAACTACCGATGACAAAACTTGCACCGGAAGCATCTATCGCAATATCTCGACCGATATCTCCAATATCACCACCTCCGTTAACGGCCCATTGCCAGGTTCCGCTATTATCGATCTTTGCCACAAAGATATCATGACTGCCATTAGTTGGTATCGTATGGTTTCCGAAAGTAGCTCCAGCCTGGAAGTTTCCTGTTACATAACAATTTCCATTTTCATCTACAGCAATTCCATTCCCAGTGTCACCAGAACTTACACCTCCAGCATCACTTGCCCATTGCCAGGTTCCAGAAGCATCCAGCTTAGCTACAAAGATATCGTCAAGCAGATCAGGATTTTCGAGTGTGTTTGTCCCAAAAGTAGCAGTTTCACAGAAAGAACCTGTAACATAAGAATTACCGTTTACATCTGCAGTTATCGCCATTCCCAAATCGAACCCGACTCCACCGGCAACACTTGCCCATTGCCAACTTCCACTGGAACTGATCTTAGCTGCAAAGATATCCAAGTCACCATAGCTTGTAATTGAACTTGAACCAAAATTTGCCGTATCACTGAAGGTACCGGTTACACAGACATCGCCACTATTATCAACTGTAAGCGAATTTCCAACATCATCATAAGAATTACTGCCGCTGCCAGCATTTGATACCCAGAGCCAGTTTCCATCAGTATCCAGCTTTGCAACGAAAATATCACTCCAACCTGCTGCCGAAATTGAATTTGAACCGAAACTTGCTGTTTCCATAAAATATCCAGTGATGTAAACATTTCCATCACTGTCTACAGCGATATCATAACCTTCGTCATTATTGCCACTTCCTGCATTTAATGCCCATTGCCATTCACCTGAACTATTCATTTTTGCTACAAAAATATCCAGCCAACCATTACTCGTGATTGAATGCGATCCAAAATCTACAGTAGAAAAGAAACTGCCAATTACGTAAATGTTACCTGATGCATCCAGGGCAATAGCATTTCCATTATCATCATTATCGCTACCAGCTGCATCTGCCCATTGCCAATCCGGAATTTGAGCAGATAAAGAAATTAATGCTAAAGTAAAAACAAAAATTAAAACTCTCTTTTTCATACTTACCCTCCTGAATATGAATTTGGTTCAGAGTATTTAATTTTAAAAAATATTGTCAAATGAAAAAAGGTTCACGCATCCCTCGAAAAATATTTATTTTTCAGTAATCAAGAAAAAAACATGGTAATTTCATTTTTTCCAAGCCCATGCATTTTTAACCTGTGAAATCAATTTAATTTCACTGGGTTATTCATAAAAAAAAACAGGCAAAGCCTTTCTTAGTAAGCATTTCGATGTTTTTTTATTTGTGTAAACGGTTGAAACCGTTGTCCGATATATTCTCGCATCAGATTCCCACGACTAAAGTCATGGGCTGGTTAATATTACCTCAATCATTTTCAGCCCACGATTTCAATCGTGGGTTCTGTGAAACCACAAAAATTATATTCAACCATTTTAATGGTTTCCAGATGAGGTAAACGGTTGAAACCGTTGTCCGATATATTTCTCGCATCATATTCCCACGAATGAATTCGTGGGCTATACTGGATTCGATTTTGGCGAGCAGATTAGTAATATTTTCATTATTCACCCCTCTCCGGCAACAGCCGGATCTCCCCTCAAACAGGGGAGAAAATTTGGAAAACCCCGATGCAGAGCAGCGAGATTTTTTTTCGATTAAATTAGGTTTACACCCTCCAAATTTTTCGGGGGATGGGTGAAATAAAACAGGCTCAAGCAAAATGCCTGAGCCTGTTTTCTATCTTATTTCAGGGATAAATTCTATTTCATTAAGACCTGTCCCATGAAATCCCAAAGGGCTATTTCATTAGGATCATCTTCTTAGTTTCAGAAAAATCTCCTGATGATATTTTGTAGAAATAAATTCCTGATGCCTGGTCAGTAGCATTCCAAACATAGGAATGATTTCCCGAACTGAATTCCTGAGTATGAATCACCTGTCCTTTTAAGTTGAAGATTTCCAGTTTCCCAAACGGGGAGGTTTGCGTTACACTGAATTCTATTGTGGTTTGCGGATTGAAGGGATTGGGATAATTTCTAATACATGAAATTGGTTCAACCAGATTTGGGTTGGTTCCGGATGGACCGTAAGTGTAGATGTATCTTTCGTCATCCTGCCAGGTAGAGCCATCCCAGATAAAACGATCTACTTGCTGGGGAAGATCGTCATTATTATAGGTTACCTGCTCCAGTCCAGCATTTATCCAGCCACCGTTGATCCAGTCTTCTTCCAATCGTTCAGTATGTTCATAACGCGGATAAGTGTATGAAAATCTTTCAGAATTCTCGAAAGCAGAGCCATTCCACATTTGTACAATTTCTACTGATGGTCGGGTGTTGCTGAGCATGGTGAATGTTTCGAAATATTCATTTATCCAAGAAGAATTATCCGTATCCCACCACTGATCTAAAACAGTATCCAGAAGTCCGTTATCGTAAGTGAATGTGTATTTCTGCTGATTTACCCAAGCTGTTAGGTCTTCTTCCCATTCCTGATATTCAGCTAATGTGAGTTCTCCAGAAGTATATGTGTAATCTGCCTGTTCCTGATTCATATAACTTCCTGCTCCGTAATCGCCTTCCAGAAAATAATGATCCAGCCAGTCATTTCCATACGTATAAATCTCATGAGAACCTGCTACAGTTCCTGTTCCAAAATCTACATCCATCCACAGTTCGGTAACACGATCTTGTGCATCATACAAAATTTCGTAATAGAAATAAGCTACTGTATATCCGGGACCATAAAAATA
Protein-coding sequences here:
- a CDS encoding T9SS type A sorting domain-containing protein, which codes for MKKAVILFVLLVLAVTLSATIQNEVEATAKRLLAELCQNNRSIPYVHRNYFPMTYALTMNTRDFGCTNMLVEIWDGTEWQDAMQWDFYYDGEGRVSGYDQYFYGPGYTVAYFYYEILYDAQDRVTELWMDVDFGTGTVAGSHEIYTYGNDWLDHYFLEGDYGAGSYMNQEQADYTYTSGELTLAEYQEWEEDLTAWVNQQKYTFTYDNGLLDTVLDQWWDTDNSSWINEYFETFTMLSNTRPSVEIVQMWNGSAFENSERFSYTYPRYEHTERLEEDWINGGWINAGLEQVTYNNDDLPQQVDRFIWDGSTWQDDERYIYTYGPSGTNPNLVEPISCIRNYPNPFNPQTTIEFSVTQTSPFGKLEIFNLKGQVIHTQEFSSGNHSYVWNATDQASGIYFYKISSGDFSETKKMILMK
- a CDS encoding SBBP repeat-containing protein, whose product is MKKRVLIFVFTLALISLSAQIPDWQWADAAGSDNDDNGNAIALDASGNIYVIGSFFSTVDFGSHSITSNGWLDIFVAKMNSSGEWQWALNAGSGNNDEGYDIAVDSDGNVYITGYFMETASFGSNSISAAGWSDIFVAKLDTDGNWLWVSNAGSGSNSYDDVGNSLTVDNSGDVCVTGTFSDTANFGSSSITSYGDLDIFAAKISSSGSWQWASVAGGVGFDLGMAITADVNGNSYVTGSFCETATFGTNTLENPDLLDDIFVAKLDASGTWQWASDAGGVSSGDTGNGIAVDENGNCYVTGNFQAGATFGNHTIPTNGSHDIFVAKIDNSGTWQWAVNGGGDIGDIGRDIAIDASGASFVIGSFYGDSATFGSYTLTGAGYHDIVVGKVDSDGNWEWVVSAGGSAQWDKDIGRGIALDSGFDSYITGNFAGTANFGSIQLTSNGQEDIFVAEINSNLPNGNNLIPPKFNITNYPNPFNPQTTIEFSVTQTSPFAKLEIFNLKGQVIHTQEFSSGNHSYVWNASDQASGIYFYKISSGDFSETKKMILMK